CGCATCACCAGGTCGCCAATCGCCTTCGAGGAGACCTCTTGGTCATCCATGGCCATCAGATCGGCCTCCACATCGTTGATCAGAGCATCGAGCTGGTTGACCGATATCGGTCGGCGGTAGCAAGCGGTGCGCACGCCGCGCATCAGCTTCTCGCGGTCATAGGGCTCGCGCTCGCCGTCTTTCTTCACAACGGTCAGGCTTACCGACTCAATGCGCTCATAAGTTGTAAAGCGTTTTCCGCAGGAGACACAGCGGCGGCGGCGGCGAATAGTCTCGCCGCCGTTGAGCTTGCGTGTATCAACCACGTCGCTCTCTTGGTGCTGGCAAAATGGGCAACGCATGGTACCTAAACTATCTTTTTCCTCATCACATCGCCGCGCATTATAGCATAGTTTCCTTGCCCCCCCTTGGGAAGGGCCAAGATTACACTTTTCACGGCTATTCGCCGCCGCTGACTGCCCCAGCAGGCGTGGTACACTAGGCAGCATCCGCCGCCCCGCTGGGCCGCCCCAGCCCCAATCGAAAGCAGCTGCCATGATCAGCATCGCGCTCGCCCGCCAGCTCCGCGACGCCGGGCTTGTCTGGAAACCCGCCCCACTCGACCTGTTCGCCCTACCCGACCGGCAGATGGATAGCGACATCTTTGTGATCAGCGACCAGGCCGCCTTCCTCCAGCTCTACAACGGCTACCCCGTGGTGGCCTTCCACGGCAGCTCCGAGTGGGCGCTCGACTACGTGCTGCTCACCGAGGTGGTCTGGATGCCCAGCGAGGGCCAGATCCGCCAGCAGATCGAGCGGCGTATCGCCGCCGACGCGCCGCTCGCGATCACCCGCACTGCCCAGGGCTACACCTGCCAGGCTGGCCCCAGCCAGACCCAAGCGCCCGCCGCCGAGGAGGCGCTGGCCCTGGCGCTCCTGACGCTGCTACGCGCCGACCACCGCCCGATCGACGATCGCTAGCAGACGAGGCAGCAGTGCGCCTCGGGCACATGCAGCTCGACACGCCTATATCATCTATATAGAATAGAAGACGAGGATCGCTGCAGCCAAGTTGCACATTATGTACATTCGAAACTAGACTTCGGCCGCGTGATCAATCTTCCGCACAATGCTCAGCACAAAGCGAACAGCACGATCGAGCACGGCAGC
The sequence above is a segment of the Chloroflexia bacterium SDU3-3 genome. Coding sequences within it:
- a CDS encoding pilus assembly protein CpaE; amino-acid sequence: MISIALARQLRDAGLVWKPAPLDLFALPDRQMDSDIFVISDQAAFLQLYNGYPVVAFHGSSEWALDYVLLTEVVWMPSEGQIRQQIERRIAADAPLAITRTAQGYTCQAGPSQTQAPAAEEALALALLTLLRADHRPIDDR
- the nrdR gene encoding transcriptional repressor NrdR, with the translated sequence MRCPFCQHQESDVVDTRKLNGGETIRRRRRCVSCGKRFTTYERIESVSLTVVKKDGEREPYDREKLMRGVRTACYRRPISVNQLDALINDVEADLMAMDDQEVSSKAIGDLVMRALREVDDVAYIRFASVYRAFTDIGKLREAVDELLDESDS